From the genome of Tolypothrix sp. NIES-4075:
GAGGAAGCTTTAACGCCAAAGTCAAACCATCAGCGATCGGCACTAAGCTAAGAGTAATTCGGGAGTCTTGATGTAGCTTTTGATTGAGGGCGCGAAAAGTGTTAGTTCTGTTGTCTTGCACTTGGGCATCGGCGACGCGCCCTGACGATAGTACATTATCGATCGCTATCAATCCACCCGGACGCACTAATTGTAATGCTCGTTCATAATAATCGTCATAGCTGCTTTTGTCGGCATCGATGAAAGCAAAATCAAAAGTTTCTGCTTCACCATTTGCCAGCAATCGATCTAAAGTATCCATTGCCGGAGCGATGTGCAAGTCAATTTTATCAGCCACACCTGCTTGCTGCCAATAACGGCGAGCGATCGCTGTATATTCTTCACTGACATCACAAGCGACAACTTTACCAGATGGTGGTAACGCCAATGCAACTATCAGCGAACTATAACCTGTAAATACCCCTACTTCTAAAGTTTTCTTAGCACCCATCAACTGCACCAGGAACGCCATAAATTGTCCCTGTTCGGGAGAAATTTGCATTTGTGAAAGTGGATGTTGGTCAGTTTCTTGGCGTAGTTGCTGTAGAATTTCTGGTTCTCGCAGAGATACTGA
Proteins encoded in this window:
- a CDS encoding class I SAM-dependent methyltransferase, with the translated sequence MTKQTLGLEQHIYDYLLSVSLREPEILQQLRQETDQHPLSQMQISPEQGQFMAFLVQLMGAKKTLEVGVFTGYSSLIVALALPPSGKVVACDVSEEYTAIARRYWQQAGVADKIDLHIAPAMDTLDRLLANGEAETFDFAFIDADKSSYDDYYERALQLVRPGGLIAIDNVLSSGRVADAQVQDNRTNTFRALNQKLHQDSRITLSLVPIADGLTLALKLPQSSS